A single window of Chloracidobacterium thermophilum B DNA harbors:
- a CDS encoding tetratricopeptide repeat protein — protein sequence MTDLNAQPCHRIQTEQGRYYFAAGLALMLSSVAFRLGAPAAGVTLLAAFPLLLVLARYEVLVFDGTHLRRRGPYAWWQARMLGGTTSLPLAQLELSITEVVYLPLTLARYRFRTILVGNGFEAVLFSNTAGYAPFVTAVFSAVDESKLDFHSRAWLQYGAPPPLTAIADALDDQHLAQFPAALLRRTANHFTLTGRLRLAQRYFRQAYGRDRGNPHLLCEMGYFFRRFALAEHPRWQLRAAACLRLAARLARQEPHLLERIGEAYCELFDFVRAERCFRKALELDRQLFRAYAGLAELAFRDGQLARVAHFYYAAAHSTSDPALRRRAQNEARYYERLSQDDDYLDAEVRRITWLHHIRQMRTVAGGIFFMAWLVVGLTGARFPDVQDIGLALMGSSGLVWLGLSCSLHWQRRRSALPETVT from the coding sequence GGGTCGCTACTACTTTGCCGCCGGCCTGGCGTTGATGCTGTCGAGTGTGGCGTTTCGCCTTGGCGCGCCGGCCGCCGGAGTGACGCTCCTGGCTGCCTTTCCGCTGCTGCTCGTGCTGGCGCGCTATGAAGTGCTTGTCTTTGACGGAACACACCTGCGGCGGCGCGGCCCCTACGCCTGGTGGCAGGCCCGGATGCTGGGTGGGACGACTTCCCTACCCCTTGCCCAGCTTGAGTTGAGCATCACCGAAGTTGTCTATCTGCCGCTGACGCTGGCGCGCTACCGCTTTCGGACGATTCTCGTCGGCAACGGATTTGAAGCCGTGTTGTTCTCGAACACGGCCGGGTACGCGCCGTTCGTGACGGCCGTGTTTTCGGCTGTGGATGAGTCCAAGCTCGACTTTCATTCCCGTGCCTGGCTGCAATACGGCGCGCCGCCCCCGCTGACCGCAATAGCCGACGCCTTGGATGACCAGCATCTGGCGCAGTTTCCGGCGGCGCTGCTCCGCCGTACGGCCAACCACTTCACCCTGACCGGCCGCCTGCGGCTGGCGCAGCGCTACTTCCGGCAGGCTTATGGGCGCGACCGTGGCAACCCGCATCTGCTGTGTGAAATGGGCTATTTTTTCCGCCGCTTTGCGCTGGCCGAGCATCCTCGCTGGCAACTCCGCGCAGCGGCCTGCCTGCGGCTGGCCGCCCGGTTGGCCCGGCAGGAGCCGCATCTGCTGGAGCGCATCGGCGAAGCCTACTGCGAGCTGTTTGACTTTGTGCGCGCCGAGCGGTGTTTTCGGAAGGCATTGGAGCTGGACCGGCAGCTTTTCCGGGCCTATGCGGGTCTGGCCGAGTTGGCCTTCCGGGACGGACAATTGGCGCGGGTGGCGCACTTTTACTATGCAGCAGCGCACAGCACCAGCGACCCGGCCCTGCGGCGGCGGGCGCAGAACGAGGCGCGCTACTACGAACGGTTGAGCCAGGACGATGATTACCTCGACGCCGAAGTGCGCCGCATCACCTGGCTGCACCATATCCGCCAGATGCGCACCGTGGCCGGCGGCATTTTTTTCATGGCCTGGCTGGTCGTCGGCTTGACAGGCGCACGCTTCCCGGATGTGCAGGACATCGGGCTGGCGCTGATGGGGTCATCCGGGCTGGTGTGGCTTGGGCTTTCCTGCAGCCTGCACTGGCAACGGCGGCGGTCGGCGCTCCCGGAAACCGTCACTTGA
- the tsaB gene encoding tRNA (adenosine(37)-N6)-threonylcarbamoyltransferase complex dimerization subunit type 1 TsaB, translating into MTPDTLPPDALPVETAAGVVLTPANWWLIVDTASPRMSLALLRGQEIQAQWGVRSLQPSAHQVVADIAYLLERTGVRPTDLTALGALIGPGSFTGIRVGLAAVKGLAQPLDCPIATATTLEVLADAVLPLQQPTTVVVLNVSHRREVHGQAFSAGPDAEPRPLTAALTGEVQTVLEQLFRHIPKDCPRLLTGDALALLDNGDVSAFVGDLPRIAPPPWLAPVAAPRLAARLAAGVTCDAKTLTACYARAALPTG; encoded by the coding sequence ATGACGCCCGACACCCTGCCCCCGGATGCCCTACCTGTGGAGACCGCTGCTGGTGTGGTGCTGACGCCCGCGAACTGGTGGCTCATCGTGGATACGGCTTCGCCGCGCATGAGCCTGGCTCTTCTGCGCGGGCAGGAAATCCAGGCGCAATGGGGCGTCCGCAGCCTGCAACCCAGCGCCCACCAGGTGGTCGCTGACATTGCCTACCTGCTTGAACGCACGGGGGTGCGCCCGACGGATTTGACGGCGCTCGGCGCACTCATCGGTCCGGGAAGCTTCACCGGCATTCGCGTCGGACTGGCGGCCGTCAAGGGACTGGCGCAGCCGCTCGACTGCCCCATTGCCACGGCCACTACGCTGGAAGTTCTCGCCGATGCCGTCCTGCCGCTTCAGCAGCCAACGACGGTCGTGGTGCTCAATGTCTCCCACCGGCGCGAAGTCCACGGGCAGGCTTTTTCCGCCGGGCCCGATGCCGAACCCCGGCCCCTCACCGCTGCTCTGACTGGAGAAGTCCAAACCGTACTGGAGCAGCTTTTCCGCCACATTCCGAAAGACTGTCCACGGCTTCTGACCGGCGACGCCCTGGCGCTGCTCGACAATGGCGATGTGTCTGCTTTCGTGGGCGACCTGCCACGGATCGCGCCACCGCCCTGGCTGGCGCCCGTCGCGGCACCCCGGTTGGCGGCCCGGCTTGCCGCCGGTGTGACCTGTGATGCAAAGACTTTAACCGCCTGCTACGCGCGGGCTGCACTGCCCACCGGGTGA
- the gcvPB gene encoding aminomethyl-transferring glycine dehydrogenase subunit GcvPB yields MALPTTPRIQKARPHISQNENLIFENSRPGSRAYHLPPSDVPEVAPSALVPSHLLRQDDLSELPELTEPEVVRHYTRLSTWNYGTDTGMFPLGSCTMKYNPKINEWAARLPGFARSHPLAPEATVRGNLLLMKQLEEALCEITGLAAVSLQPTAGAHGELTGMMMIRAALTARGDARRYVLIPDAAHGTNPASAVMCGYKVITLISRKNGLLDLAALDKAMTDEVAGLMITNPNTLGLFEEDIAKACELIHARGGFVYMDGANMNALVGIARPGDMGVDVMHLNLHKTFSTPHGGGGPGCGPVAVNRELEPYLPCPTLRRVDDQTVVFDNDRPHSIGRVKAYYGNFGMMVRALAYIRAMGAEGLRAATETAVLNANYIKHHLQDDYEVPFDGPVLHEVVFNDRRQQAYGVRNGDIAKRLIDYGFHPPTMSFPLVAPGAIMVEPTESESRAELDLFIASMRAIAQECRENPEVVKTAPHLARLRRLDETAAARQPVLRWRPSPAVKAAGA; encoded by the coding sequence ATGGCGCTTCCCACAACACCCCGCATCCAGAAAGCCCGTCCGCACATCAGCCAGAACGAAAACCTCATCTTTGAAAACTCCCGTCCCGGCAGCCGCGCCTACCACCTGCCGCCGAGCGACGTTCCCGAAGTAGCGCCCTCTGCACTGGTTCCGTCCCACCTGCTGCGGCAGGATGACCTCTCCGAGCTGCCTGAACTGACCGAGCCTGAAGTCGTCCGGCACTACACGCGGCTTTCGACCTGGAACTACGGCACGGATACCGGCATGTTTCCGCTCGGCTCGTGTACGATGAAGTACAACCCGAAAATCAACGAGTGGGCGGCGCGACTGCCCGGCTTTGCCCGGTCGCATCCCCTCGCCCCGGAAGCGACGGTTCGCGGCAATCTTCTGCTGATGAAGCAGCTCGAAGAAGCCCTCTGTGAAATCACGGGTCTGGCTGCGGTTTCCCTGCAACCCACGGCCGGCGCGCACGGCGAACTCACCGGCATGATGATGATTCGCGCAGCGCTGACCGCGCGCGGCGACGCCCGCCGGTACGTCCTCATTCCCGACGCCGCCCACGGCACCAACCCGGCCAGTGCCGTGATGTGTGGCTACAAGGTCATCACACTTATCTCCAGGAAGAACGGCCTGCTTGATTTGGCGGCGCTCGACAAAGCGATGACCGATGAAGTCGCCGGGCTGATGATCACCAACCCGAACACCCTGGGGCTGTTTGAAGAAGACATTGCCAAAGCCTGCGAACTCATCCACGCCCGTGGCGGCTTTGTCTATATGGACGGCGCGAACATGAACGCCCTGGTTGGCATTGCGCGCCCCGGCGACATGGGCGTGGATGTCATGCACCTGAACCTGCACAAGACCTTTTCCACGCCACACGGCGGCGGCGGCCCCGGATGCGGCCCCGTCGCCGTCAACCGTGAGCTGGAGCCATACCTGCCCTGTCCGACCCTGCGCCGGGTGGATGACCAGACCGTGGTGTTTGACAACGACCGCCCCCACTCGATTGGGCGCGTCAAGGCGTACTATGGCAACTTCGGCATGATGGTGCGCGCCTTGGCCTACATCCGCGCCATGGGAGCGGAAGGACTGCGGGCAGCCACGGAAACGGCCGTCCTCAATGCCAACTACATCAAGCATCATCTCCAGGACGACTACGAAGTGCCGTTTGATGGCCCTGTCCTCCACGAGGTCGTCTTCAATGACCGACGGCAGCAGGCGTATGGCGTACGCAACGGCGACATCGCCAAGCGGCTCATTGACTACGGCTTTCATCCGCCGACGATGTCGTTCCCCCTCGTTGCGCCGGGCGCGATTATGGTCGAGCCGACCGAAAGCGAGAGCCGCGCCGAACTCGATTTGTTCATCGCATCCATGCGCGCCATTGCCCAGGAATGCAGGGAAAACCCGGAAGTCGTCAAAACCGCGCCCCATCTGGCGCGACTGCGCCGGCTCGATGAAACCGCTGCGGCGCGGCAGCCCGTGCTGCGCTGGCGGCCGTCGCCGGCCGTCAAAGCGGCCGGTGCATGA
- a CDS encoding sodium-translocating pyrophosphatase, producing MEYAVIFGLIIVALGFAAFLARNVLALDTGTEGMRKISDAIKEGAEAFLRRQNTTIAYLAVALAALIFILYAFVRTPGMNDPVKDPRTLAFVTVISFLLGAACSVASGYIGMWISIRTNIRTASAALTSLNGALQAALRGGAVAGLLVVALSLLGVAGLFAIVSLLKITEMSKIPLLIAGYGFGASFVALFAQLGGGIYTKAADVGADLVGKVEAGIPEDDPRNPAVIADLVGDNVGDCAGRGADLFESMAAENIGALILASSLLMTNITAFEKSQQLGVLLYPLVVGAFGLLASIVGVMVVRTDEKSDPMKALNRGFYVTCLLATAGFFVASKWLLASTAAPNAYLSFFACGVVGILTSLAFVFITQYYTEYRYRPVKSIADASQTGPATNVIMGIAVGLESTAIPVVVIAIAVLTSYYLGMNSGFAKAGLFGTAAATMGMLGTAGYILAMDTFGPITDNAGGIVEMSEQPDEVREKTDRLDAVGNTTKALTKGYAVGSAALAAFLLFSAYMDEVRSYWPFAYGPTLERIDLAKPEVFIGGMVGAMLVMLFASLAIKAVGAVAQDVITEVRRQFRSNPGIMKGTSKPDYGHCVDIVTRGALKQMVLPGALVVLTPIIVGIVFRQVYLSQGMTANSATGAEVVGGLLLIGTIVGILMALFLNNGGGAWDNAKKYIETGAHGGKRSDAHKAAVVGDTVGDPFKDTAGPSLHVLIKLLATITLVMAPLFI from the coding sequence ATGGAGTATGCCGTCATTTTTGGACTCATCATCGTCGCGCTGGGGTTTGCCGCGTTTCTGGCCAGGAACGTGCTGGCGCTCGATACCGGCACGGAAGGGATGCGGAAGATTTCCGACGCCATCAAGGAAGGGGCGGAAGCCTTTTTGCGGCGTCAAAACACAACGATTGCCTATCTGGCCGTGGCGCTGGCGGCGCTGATTTTCATCCTGTACGCCTTTGTCCGAACACCAGGCATGAATGACCCGGTGAAGGACCCGCGCACGCTGGCGTTTGTGACGGTGATTTCCTTCCTGTTGGGGGCTGCATGTTCGGTAGCGTCGGGCTACATCGGCATGTGGATTTCGATTCGGACGAACATCCGTACGGCCTCGGCGGCCCTGACCTCGCTCAACGGCGCTTTGCAGGCGGCCCTGCGCGGGGGCGCGGTTGCCGGTCTGCTCGTTGTGGCGCTGTCGCTGCTGGGCGTTGCCGGCCTTTTTGCCATTGTCAGCCTGCTCAAGATTACGGAAATGAGCAAAATCCCGCTGCTGATTGCCGGTTATGGCTTTGGGGCGTCCTTTGTGGCGCTTTTTGCGCAGTTGGGCGGAGGTATCTACACCAAGGCCGCGGATGTGGGCGCGGACCTGGTGGGCAAGGTCGAAGCCGGGATTCCCGAAGATGACCCGCGCAATCCGGCGGTCATCGCCGATCTGGTGGGCGACAACGTGGGCGACTGTGCCGGTCGTGGCGCAGATTTGTTTGAATCCATGGCCGCAGAAAACATCGGCGCGCTCATTCTGGCGTCGTCCCTGCTGATGACCAACATCACGGCTTTTGAAAAGTCGCAGCAGCTTGGCGTGTTGCTCTACCCGCTGGTGGTGGGGGCGTTTGGACTGCTGGCTTCCATCGTCGGGGTGATGGTTGTGCGTACGGATGAGAAATCCGACCCGATGAAGGCGCTCAACCGGGGCTTTTACGTCACCTGCCTGCTGGCGACGGCCGGGTTTTTCGTGGCGTCGAAGTGGTTGCTGGCCAGCACTGCCGCCCCCAATGCCTACCTGAGCTTCTTTGCCTGTGGCGTCGTGGGCATTCTGACCTCGCTGGCCTTTGTGTTCATCACGCAGTACTACACGGAGTATCGCTACCGTCCGGTGAAGTCCATTGCTGATGCCTCGCAGACGGGGCCGGCGACGAACGTCATCATGGGGATTGCCGTCGGGTTGGAGTCCACGGCGATTCCGGTCGTGGTGATTGCGATTGCCGTGCTGACTTCCTACTACCTGGGCATGAATTCGGGCTTTGCCAAGGCCGGGCTGTTCGGGACGGCCGCTGCCACGATGGGTATGCTGGGTACGGCCGGTTACATCCTGGCCATGGATACCTTTGGGCCCATCACCGACAACGCCGGCGGGATTGTTGAAATGTCGGAACAGCCGGATGAAGTGCGTGAAAAGACAGACCGCCTGGATGCCGTCGGCAACACCACGAAGGCGCTGACGAAGGGGTACGCCGTGGGTTCGGCGGCCCTGGCGGCCTTCCTGCTGTTTTCGGCTTACATGGATGAAGTCCGCAGCTACTGGCCGTTTGCCTACGGCCCGACGCTGGAGCGGATTGACCTTGCCAAGCCGGAAGTCTTCATCGGCGGCATGGTGGGGGCCATGCTGGTGATGCTGTTTGCTTCGCTGGCCATCAAGGCGGTCGGGGCCGTGGCGCAGGATGTCATTACAGAAGTGCGGCGGCAGTTCAGGAGCAATCCGGGCATCATGAAAGGGACGAGCAAGCCGGATTACGGTCACTGCGTGGACATCGTGACGCGCGGCGCGCTCAAGCAGATGGTGCTGCCGGGCGCATTGGTCGTCCTGACGCCGATCATCGTCGGGATTGTGTTTCGCCAGGTGTATTTGTCCCAGGGGATGACCGCGAACAGCGCCACCGGCGCAGAAGTCGTCGGCGGGTTGCTGCTCATCGGGACGATTGTGGGCATCCTGATGGCGTTGTTCCTGAACAACGGCGGCGGCGCGTGGGATAACGCCAAGAAGTACATCGAAACCGGCGCGCACGGCGGCAAACGGAGCGATGCCCACAAGGCGGCGGTGGTGGGCGATACCGTGGGCGATCCATTCAAGGACACGGCAGGACCCTCCCTGCACGTGCTCATCAAGCTGCTGGCCACGATCACGCTGGTGATGGCGCCGTTGTTCATCTGA
- a CDS encoding ABC transporter permease, with protein sequence MTDILTGLMLTTLTLATPLLLAALGEAISERAGVVNIGIEGVMLVAAFTGVAVCATAANTWLAPWLGLGAAVIGGLALTAAFALLSVNLGCDALLVGTALNIFALGATAVARRELVGDSNAAFVVPTLPLWSVPVLALVLIVTAWYWLFRTAHGLGLRAAGEHPAAAASVGLSVARLRWSALLFSGLTCGLAGGYLALGLSNTFVEGMTAGRGFIALAIVIVGRRHPVGVSLSALGFGAASAFQFRLQALGLDTIPYQFFLALPYLLTLVAAMWFSPRLANHPAAK encoded by the coding sequence ATGACTGACATCCTCACCGGCCTGATGCTGACAACGCTGACCCTGGCGACGCCGCTGCTGCTGGCGGCGCTTGGCGAAGCTATCTCCGAACGGGCGGGGGTCGTCAACATCGGCATCGAAGGCGTCATGCTCGTGGCAGCGTTTACCGGCGTTGCCGTGTGCGCCACTGCGGCCAACACCTGGCTTGCTCCGTGGCTCGGACTGGGAGCGGCTGTCATCGGAGGACTGGCGCTGACGGCCGCCTTTGCCCTGCTGTCCGTCAACCTGGGCTGTGATGCCCTGCTTGTCGGCACCGCCCTCAACATCTTTGCCCTCGGCGCAACGGCCGTGGCACGGCGGGAACTCGTCGGCGACTCCAACGCTGCCTTCGTAGTGCCAACCCTGCCGCTGTGGAGTGTGCCTGTGCTGGCGCTTGTCCTGATCGTCACTGCCTGGTACTGGCTGTTCCGCACCGCCCACGGACTCGGCCTGCGCGCCGCCGGGGAACATCCCGCCGCTGCGGCCAGCGTGGGGTTGAGCGTGGCGCGGCTGCGCTGGAGCGCGCTGCTGTTCAGTGGACTCACCTGCGGGCTGGCCGGAGGCTACCTGGCGCTGGGCCTTTCCAACACGTTCGTCGAAGGCATGACCGCCGGCCGGGGGTTCATTGCTCTGGCCATCGTGATTGTCGGGCGACGCCATCCCGTCGGCGTCAGTCTGTCCGCGCTCGGCTTCGGCGCCGCCAGCGCCTTCCAGTTCCGCCTGCAGGCGCTGGGACTGGACACCATTCCCTATCAATTCTTTCTTGCCCTGCCCTACCTGCTCACCCTCGTGGCGGCGATGTGGTTCAGCCCCCGGCTGGCCAATCACCCGGCCGCGAAATGA
- a CDS encoding DUF4276 family protein, translated as MTRLLMLVEGQSEEIFVKRVLTPHLASYGVHVAHPVVLWTKRLPAGSGFRGGAVGWQQILGDLRRLLGDSDAWVTTMLDYYGLPKGFPGQQAAQGAGSAQQKVARLEASFAQAINHQRFIPFLALHEFEAWLFSDSETVADYFGQAKLANRLHAIRSRAGGPELINDGQTTHPKARLSALIADYKETSDGPTLLHRIGIAALRAACPHFDAWLKRLESLGKP; from the coding sequence ATGACCCGGCTGCTGATGCTGGTTGAAGGGCAAAGCGAAGAAATTTTTGTCAAACGGGTGCTGACGCCACACTTGGCGTCATACGGCGTACATGTTGCCCATCCCGTCGTTTTGTGGACAAAACGTTTACCTGCCGGAAGCGGATTTCGCGGCGGCGCGGTGGGTTGGCAACAGATTCTGGGAGACCTTCGGCGCCTGCTCGGAGATTCTGATGCCTGGGTGACGACCATGCTTGATTACTACGGGCTGCCGAAGGGCTTTCCGGGACAGCAGGCAGCACAGGGGGCTGGTTCGGCGCAGCAAAAAGTTGCCCGGTTGGAAGCCAGCTTTGCACAAGCGATCAACCATCAAAGGTTTATTCCGTTTCTGGCGCTGCACGAATTCGAAGCCTGGCTCTTCAGCGACTCTGAAACCGTTGCCGACTATTTCGGGCAGGCCAAGCTGGCGAACAGGCTGCATGCCATCCGGTCGCGGGCTGGCGGGCCGGAACTGATCAACGACGGTCAAACCACGCATCCCAAGGCGCGCTTGTCTGCTCTGATAGCCGACTACAAGGAAACCTCAGACGGCCCGACGCTGTTGCACCGGATTGGCATTGCGGCCCTTCGGGCTGCCTGCCCGCATTTCGATGCCTGGCTGAAACGGTTGGAATCACTGGGTAAACCATGA
- a CDS encoding AAA family ATPase: protein MRTLRQLRITGFKSIADAELTFTDLDILIGANGSGKSNLIGVFRLLERVLSRNLQLYVAGEPDRFLHHGRKTTPALSLDFTFDKNAYGFKLKAVQDTLIFEYERVEYSGYWTYGEPIAVGHKESQLEEAAVAYRNQIPRFVFPKVRNLVVYHFHDTSDSSPAKRMADLEDNRFLRPDAANLPAYLYWLQEKHPRHFQQIEEYIRLVAPFFEGFTLAPSRLNEKKIKLEWRQKGSAAYFDAYALSDGTLRFICLATLLLQPSPPALILLDEPELGLHPFAIRMLAEMLEVASRRSQVLLATQSVTLLNHFAPEQVIVAEHDGLKTTFNRLNKDRLRDWLEAYSLGELWEKNVLGGRP, encoded by the coding sequence ATGCGTACCTTGCGCCAACTCAGGATTACCGGTTTCAAGTCCATTGCCGACGCCGAGCTGACCTTCACCGACCTCGACATCCTCATTGGCGCGAATGGTTCAGGAAAATCCAACCTGATTGGCGTCTTCCGGTTGCTGGAGCGGGTGCTCTCACGCAACCTGCAACTGTATGTCGCCGGTGAGCCGGATCGTTTTCTGCACCACGGCCGAAAGACAACGCCGGCGCTGTCACTGGACTTTACCTTCGATAAAAACGCCTACGGCTTCAAACTCAAGGCGGTTCAGGACACGCTCATCTTTGAGTACGAGCGCGTCGAATACAGTGGCTACTGGACGTATGGCGAGCCAATCGCCGTTGGTCACAAGGAAAGCCAGCTTGAAGAAGCGGCTGTCGCCTACAGGAACCAGATTCCCAGGTTTGTTTTCCCCAAGGTACGGAATCTCGTCGTCTATCACTTTCACGATACCTCGGACAGCTCACCGGCAAAACGGATGGCCGATCTGGAAGACAACCGGTTTTTGCGCCCTGATGCGGCCAACCTGCCGGCGTACCTGTACTGGTTGCAGGAAAAGCATCCGCGTCACTTCCAGCAGATCGAAGAGTATATCCGTCTCGTCGCGCCGTTTTTTGAAGGCTTCACACTGGCACCCTCGCGGCTCAACGAGAAGAAGATCAAGCTGGAGTGGCGTCAAAAAGGCTCGGCGGCGTACTTCGACGCCTATGCCCTCTCGGACGGTACGCTCCGTTTCATCTGTCTGGCGACGTTACTGCTTCAGCCTTCGCCGCCAGCGCTGATTTTGCTCGACGAGCCGGAACTCGGTCTGCATCCCTTTGCCATTCGGATGCTGGCCGAAATGCTGGAAGTGGCTTCCAGGCGGTCACAAGTGCTGCTGGCGACGCAGTCTGTGACCCTGCTCAACCACTTTGCGCCGGAGCAGGTCATCGTCGCCGAGCATGACGGGCTGAAAACGACTTTCAACCGACTCAACAAAGACAGGCTCAGGGATTGGCTGGAAGCGTACAGCCTGGGTGAGTTGTGGGAGAAGAACGTCCTGGGGGGGCGTCCATGA
- a CDS encoding 2Fe-2S iron-sulfur cluster-binding protein, translated as MPTVTFQPSGQKVEVAPGTTLLSAAQQSGQPLLHFCGGHGICQTCEIRVDAAMAAALSEPDAKERRWFDPSDLAAGRRLACCAQVQKDLTVTLPAAKRLDIAAQFEKLTFSEGLQLWFRMVAAASEDFLNHARHGYAAVLNGLETVQEKGVAELPTLTAQFVNASLTSGILAFEAVATGMARSMSGFAASPASATAPAAAPAPAATSPRPTPKAAEGESRPETKTSEARPVAMEVKPRPRPGSETRPAGETRSRSETRSGSETRSGAEPPKPGDRQP; from the coding sequence ATGCCAACCGTGACGTTTCAGCCGTCCGGGCAGAAAGTTGAAGTGGCGCCCGGCACGACTTTACTGAGTGCAGCCCAGCAGTCCGGCCAGCCGTTGCTTCATTTCTGCGGCGGTCACGGCATCTGTCAGACCTGTGAAATCCGTGTGGATGCAGCCATGGCGGCTGCCCTGTCCGAACCGGATGCCAAGGAACGGCGCTGGTTCGACCCCAGTGACCTGGCGGCCGGACGGCGGTTGGCCTGTTGCGCCCAGGTTCAGAAAGACCTCACGGTGACATTGCCGGCGGCCAAGCGTCTCGACATTGCTGCCCAGTTTGAGAAGCTGACGTTCAGCGAGGGGCTGCAATTGTGGTTTCGCATGGTGGCTGCCGCCTCGGAAGACTTCCTCAACCATGCCCGCCACGGCTACGCCGCCGTGCTCAACGGGCTGGAGACCGTACAGGAAAAGGGTGTGGCTGAGTTACCAACGCTGACGGCGCAGTTTGTCAATGCCAGTCTGACGAGCGGCATTCTGGCCTTTGAAGCCGTGGCGACCGGCATGGCGCGGAGCATGAGCGGTTTCGCGGCATCGCCGGCCTCAGCGACTGCGCCAGCGGCTGCTCCCGCGCCGGCGGCCACGTCGCCCAGGCCGACGCCCAAGGCGGCAGAGGGCGAGTCCAGGCCGGAAACCAAAACCTCCGAAGCCAGGCCGGTGGCAATGGAAGTCAAGCCGCGGCCGCGTCCCGGCAGTGAGACCCGTCCGGCTGGTGAAACTCGTTCCCGCAGCGAGACCCGTTCGGGTAGTGAAACCCGTTCAGGTGCGGAGCCGCCCAAGCCCGGTGACCGGCAGCCGTAG